Part of the Mauremys reevesii isolate NIE-2019 linkage group 4, ASM1616193v1, whole genome shotgun sequence genome is shown below.
CGCAGGATGGTGATGATGATATAGGCATAggagaggagaatgatcacaatGCTGCTCACCACCACGCAGCCAATCAAAGCAAACTTCAAAATATCGTTGACGTGTGTATCGGAGCAGGAGAGCGACAATACCGGTGGAAaatcacagaagaaatgattgatGACATTAGAGCTGCAGAACGATAAACGCAAAGTAAAAATGGTGTGTATCATTGTGTCCAGCAAGCCCACAGCATACACCCCAGCCACCAGCTGATGACAGAGCCATCTGGACATGGTGACCGTATAGAGCAGCGGGTTACAGATGGCCACATAACGGTCATATGCCATCACAGACAGCAGGAGGCAATCGACGTGACCAAAAGTACCAAAGAGATACATTTGCACAGCGCAGGCATTGTATGAAATCCTTTTGCTCTTGGCTAAGAAGTTCAGCAGCATCTTAGGGGAAATTATCGAGGAAaggcagaggtcacagaaagacaaattaccgaggaaaaagtacatgggggtgtggagacGGGAGTCAATCTGGATTAACACGATCATCCCCAGATTCCCTACCAGGGTGACAATGTAGATCATTAGGAACAGCACAAAGAGAGGGACCTGAAGCTCCGGACGATCTGTCAGCCCCAAGAGAATGAATTCTGTTACTGTTGagtgatttcccttttccatctcctcAGAACCAAGATCAGGGAGCTGCGGTGATGTGGGCAGGCAGACGGCTCAGGAATTCTATCCCTTCCCCATAAGGAGAGGAAGTAAAGAAATGATGGAGGTTAGTTTCTTAGGGGACTCGCCTGCTGAATCAAGAAAAGGCCTTAGTCCATTGACCCAGATGCTCAGAGCTGATCATTCCAGTTATCTGATAAAATGGAGACACAGCATAAATATAAGAACAGGTGGGTTAACTACGCCCCAAACATGGGCACTGCTGGTCTCTAAGCACAGCAGCGAATAGTGACTTTTGACTATTGCATGAGAATGTCTGACAGAAACTCTCACCCCTTGTTTTCAGCTTATCGGAGCTCTTCCCAATTCATACAAGGTGAGCTCTGTGCTCTGGCATTTCAGTTCTGGGTTACTTAGTGTGACCCAGTTACTTAGGATGATAATTGAGCCTGTTCAGAAAATGAAAATCAGCTTTGCATTTGTTTGTATCCCAGAGTCATAAtataatgcacacacacacgcacctgTAAACTGCTACTTTCTCCAAAAGATgaggtttttttccctttagCACAAGAAATAGAAAGTGATGCTTTCGCTTCCAAAGATCTTGGTTCAATCCTCGCTGATGACCGTAGTGTCTGAATTTGTATGCAAGCATGATTCAGTCCAACTGCATGTACCTGCAGAAGACAGAGAGATATGTCTTTGCTTCCCCGTCAAGAGAAGCTGCTACTCTGGAGAATTCAGGAGGTTTCACACCATTCTTGATGACCTGGGGGACCTGATCCCTGAAGCAATCGTGTTCACCAAGGTGCACAACACAATTAAAATGCACTGGATCAGCCAAAGCCACCCCGATTGTAACTCATACTCTGGGGTTTAATCTGTTGCACCCTTTGCTTTGTTTGTTATTAAATGGTCTCATTTCTGCAGTTACCCAGGGCAGAGCTAGGGGTACACGTTTCATTCTGCTGCtttcactgggagctgggtgaaGAGCGGAGTAGGTGTGATGAATATCATGGGAGTGGGAAGGAAAGGAGATTGAGAGAGAAAATGggatgtcaatggagttacccTAGTGTAAGATGTCCGTGTCTCCAAATCCCCTCTTGTCCTACGAAATGATCTTGTTGTCCTTCTTCCAACCTCAAGACTCTAATTACAGCAAACCCACCCTGGAATCGCTCCCCTCACTTTGTGGTGGGAGAGAATTTGCTGACCCCCAAACGCTCTGCTGAATAATATTAACCAGCAACatctcctt
Proteins encoded:
- the LOC120403428 gene encoding olfactory receptor 1009-like, which translates into the protein MEKGNHSTVTEFILLGLTDRPELQVPLFVLFLMIYIVTLVGNLGMIVLIQIDSRLHTPMYFFLGNLSFCDLCLSSIISPKMLLNFLAKSKRISYNACAVQMYLFGTFGHVDCLLLSVMAYDRYVAICNPLLYTVTMSRWLCHQLVAGVYAVGLLDTMIHTIFTLRLSFCSSNVINHFFCDFPPVLSLSCSDTHVNDILKFALIGCVVVSSIVIILLSYAYIIITILRIHSAEGRRKAFSTCISHLTAVAMFHGSLLFMYFRPTTNCSLDTDKIASVFYTVVIPMLNPLIYSLRNKEVKDAQWKVIHKLLTFS